A window of Pectobacterium carotovorum genomic DNA:
GTCATGTTTCAATTTTCAGCTTGTTCCAGATTGTTAAAGAGCAATATCGTAAACATGACTCCGAAGAATCATCTTTAAGATATTCATGATAATGTCTTTCACTCATTATCGGATTGGCGTCCCCAAGGGGATTCGAACCCCTGTTACAGCCGTGAAAGGGCAGTGTCCTAGGCCTCTAGACGATGGGGACACGAAAAATCCGTACCGAATCAGAAATTCGGCACTATCGTGTCAGCATGAGTTTACACTCATCGCATCAACAGGTGCGCTTGCTCAGTATTTTCATCAGACAATCTGTGTGAGCACTTCACTTAACACACATCTTCTTGGTAAGGAGGTGATCCAACCGCAGGTTCCCCTACGGTTACCTTGTTACGACTTCACCCCAGTCATGAATCACAAAGTGGTAAGCGCCCTCCCGAAGGTTAAGCTACCTACTTCTTTTGCAACCCACTCCCATGGTGTGACGGGCGGTGTGTACAAGGCCCGGGAACGTATTCACCGTAGCATTCTGATCTACGATTACTAGCGATTCCGACTTCATGGAGTCGAGTTGCAGACTCCAATCCGGACTACGACGTACTTTATGAGGTCCGCTTGCTCTCGCGAGGTCGCTTCTCTTTGTATACGCCATTGTAGCACGTGTGTAGCCCTACTCGTAAGGGCCATGATGACTTGACGTCATCCCCACCTTCCTCCGGTTTATCACCGGCAGTCTCCTTTGAGTTCCCGACCGAATCGCTGGCAACAAAGGATAAGGGTTGCGCTCGTTGCGGGACTTAACCCAACATTTCACAACACGAGCTGACGACAGCCATGCAGCACCTGTCTCAGAGTTCCCGAAGGCACTCAGCTATCTCTAGCTAATTCTCTGGATGTCAAGAGTAGGTAAGGTTCTTCGCGTTGCATCGAATTAAACCACATGCTCCACCGCTTGTGCGGGCCCCCGTCAATTCATTTGAGTTTTAACCTTGCGGCCGTACTCCCCAGGCGGTCGATTTAACGCGTTAGCTCCGGAAGCCACGCCTCAAGGGCACAACCTCCAAATCGACATCGTTTACAGCGTGGACTACCAGGGTATCTAATCCTGTTTGCTCCCCACGCTTTCGCACCTGAGCGTCAGTCTTTGTCCAGGGGGCCGCCTTCGCCACCGGTATTCCTCCAGATCTCTACGCATTTCACCGCTACACCTGGAATTCTACCCCCCTCTACAAGACTCTAGCCTGTCAGTTTTGAATGCAGTTCCCAGGTTAAGCCCGGGGATTTCACATCCAACTTAACAGACCGCCTGCGTGCGCTTTACGCCCAGTCATTCCGATTAACGCTTGCACCCTCCGTATTACCGCGGCTGCTGGCACGGAGTTAGCCGGTGCTTCTTCTGCGAGTAACGTCAATCGATAAGGTTATTAACCTTACCGCCTTCCTCCTCGCTGAAAGTGCTTTACAACCCGAAGGCCTTCTTCACACACGCGGCATGGCTGCATCAGGCTTGCGCCCATTGTGCAATATTCCCCACTGCTGCCTCCCGTAGGAGTCTGGACCGTGTCTCAGTTCCAGTGTGGCTGGTCATCCTCTCAGACCAGCTAGGGATCGTCGCCTAGGTGAGCCATTACCTCACCTACTAGCTAATCCCATCTGGGCACATCTGATGGCGAGAGGCCCGAAGGTCCCCCTCTTTGCTCTTGCGAGGTTATGCGGTATTAGCTACCGTTTCCAGTAGTTATCCCCCTCCATCAGGCAGTTTCCCAGACATTACTCACCCGTCCGCCGCTCGTCACCCAGAGAGCAAGCTCTCTTGTGCTACCGCTCGACTTGCATGTGTTAGGCCTGCCGCCAGCGTTCAATCTGAGCCATGATCAAACTCTTCAATTTAAGATTTGTTTGATTTGCTGAACTCGTCAGCGATGCTCAAAGAATTAAAACTGTTTATTCGTAATGAATTTACTGTTGTTCACTCTTCAAGACTTTTTTATATCGTTAAGATACGGTCTTGTGAGTGCCCACACAGATTGTCTGATTAAATTGTTAAAGAGCAGTGCGTTGTAGTCTTAACCACTTCGCGAGGTGGCGTATATTACGCTTTTCACCTTCAGAGTCAACGCTTATTTTAAAGTGTTTTCTCTTTCTTTATCGACCCGGTTGTGTGTTCACAGCGCCGTGTCGATGGAGGCGCATTATAGGGATCCGTTTTCGTTACACAACAACTTTCTTGATCTTTTTTTCTGTTCGCGTGTTTTTCGCCCCTTTCGATGAGATCTTACTCGATCCACGCCACTTTTCAGTTGCCGACATCCCATATCTGTCGATATTTTGTCTAATAACGAGTAATCAGTATGTGGCAAATAACTACGAGGCTGTCGATGAGTACAAAAACATTCCGTCGTTATAACGGCATTTCTCCCGTTTTAGGCGAAAGAGTCATGGTCGATCATTCCAGCGTGGTGATTGGTAAGGTAACACTAGGCGATGATGTCGGCATATGGCCTCTTGTCGCCATACGCGGTGATGTTAACTACATTACTATTGGTGCAAGGAGTAATGTTCAGGACGGATCTGTACTTCACATCACCCACTGCTCAGAGAAAAAACCAGAAGGTAATCCACTTATTATTGGTGAAGACGTCACGGTAGGCCATAAAGCGATGCTGCACGGTTGCCAAATAGGAAATCGGGTTCTGGTCGGAATGGGATCAATACTTCTGGATGGAGCGGTTGTTGAAGATGATGTCATGATTGGCGCTGGTAGCTTGGTCCCCCCAGGAAAACGACTGGAGAAGGGGCATCTATACCTCGGCAGCCCAGTCAAAAAAATTCGACCACTCACACAAGAAGAAATAGAGGGATTGATTTACTCGGCAAAAAACTATGTTCGTTGGAAAGATGAATACCTTGCTCAGGACAACGAGTAACAACCTTCATCATCCCATTCTTCAGCAACGATCATTTGCTCCAGTTCATCTTCAAGATCCCATCGATATTCCCTGAACAGTGCCAGCCACCGTTCAGGGCTATCACCGCCATAACGTTGCTGGAGCAGCTCCGCGCTCACTAAACATTCCTGCTGAAAGCCATTCACTAAAACGGGAAAGCGGATCGCCATGACCTTATCATCCCAGCTTTCACGATCGGGGAACTGGATCGCCTGATTCATTTAGCAAGATCCTGCTTTAGTAAAGCAATCACTGGCTCCACGTCCGGCATAACACCATGCCAAAGTTTAAACGCATGTGCCGCTTGCCCCACCAGCATTCCCAAACCATCTGCATAATGGAGAGCGCCATGCTGTACGCACCATGACAAAAAGGGGGTTAGTTGTGGCAGGTAAAACATGTCATAACAGCACGTTTCCGGCGAAATGAGTTCTGGCGGTAAGTTAGGAACGCTGTCGTACATACTAGACGATGTAGCGTTGATGATCAGATCGAACGACTGCCCCTGTAAATCATCGAGAGCAACAGCGTGAATATCACCAATGTCACGGAAGATCTTAGCTAAGGCATCGGCCTTGGAAAAGGTCCTATTCGCCAGCACCACTGTACAATCATAGGCAAGCAGGGGTTGGATAACACCCCTCGCCGCACCACCTGCACCAACTAGCAAAACACGATCCAACGGTTTCACCAGCGCCAATCGTTGTAGATCGCTGAGCAAACCGATGCCATCGGTATTATCACCAAACAGGCGACCGTCGCTCAATCTCTTCAATGTATTGACCGCCCCCGCAAGCGCAGCACACTCGCTACACTCATCGGCTTCGGCAAAGGCCAGCTCCTTAAAGGGCGCTGTCACATTCGCCCCACCAGCACCATCACGAAAATACTGGCGCAGCATCTGCTCAAAATTATCCAGAGGCGCTAACACGCGCTGGTACGTCAACGTTATCCCCGTCTGTGCAGCAAATAGCTCATGTATGCGAGGTGATTTACTATGCGCAATCGGATTACCAAAAACCGCAAAAGACGT
This region includes:
- the aroE gene encoding shikimate dehydrogenase; translated protein: MSEVTSFAVFGNPIAHSKSPRIHELFAAQTGITLTYQRVLAPLDNFEQMLRQYFRDGAGGANVTAPFKELAFAEADECSECAALAGAVNTLKRLSDGRLFGDNTDGIGLLSDLQRLALVKPLDRVLLVGAGGAARGVIQPLLAYDCTVVLANRTFSKADALAKIFRDIGDIHAVALDDLQGQSFDLIINATSSSMYDSVPNLPPELISPETCCYDMFYLPQLTPFLSWCVQHGALHYADGLGMLVGQAAHAFKLWHGVMPDVEPVIALLKQDLAK
- a CDS encoding DUF1488 domain-containing protein, which gives rise to MNQAIQFPDRESWDDKVMAIRFPVLVNGFQQECLVSAELLQQRYGGDSPERWLALFREYRWDLEDELEQMIVAEEWDDEGCYSLS
- a CDS encoding gamma carbonic anhydrase family protein — its product is MSTKTFRRYNGISPVLGERVMVDHSSVVIGKVTLGDDVGIWPLVAIRGDVNYITIGARSNVQDGSVLHITHCSEKKPEGNPLIIGEDVTVGHKAMLHGCQIGNRVLVGMGSILLDGAVVEDDVMIGAGSLVPPGKRLEKGHLYLGSPVKKIRPLTQEEIEGLIYSAKNYVRWKDEYLAQDNE